CGGCAGGTAAACAAAAGGCTGTCATACCTTGCCTGTGACACTCCGCCAGGTGGCCGATGTCATCCTGGTGGAAGTATTCATAGAAGGACGTGCCCAGAAGCTCCTGAGGAAGGTAGGCCAGAATGGCCGTCGCCCTGGGAGATGGGGACAGGCGAGGGCAACAAAGAACACTTCAGTGAAAACGTGCGGGTAAAAAGATGTGGttaaaatggggggaaaaaaaaaaaacgtgtggGTAATTAAACCAATACGAAGAGACTTACTGTGTTGGGTTTATTGACTAGGTAAAGATAACCCATCCAGATTTGTGTAAGTCTGTCCTCAAGACAGGCTACAAATTGTTTTTGCCCCCTACTAGTGATCGTAATAAATATCCCCAACATCTGCTGACGTTTTAGGACGTCGTTCTGATGGTACCTTCACAGCAACTAGTGACagatttaatatatattaactTACTTTCATCATGGTACAGATTCACTAACTGTTGTTTCTCTAACACTGAGCCGGTTCTATCTGGTAGTTTCCTGTCAGGATGTAACAGGGAGCCGCAGCCGGCGAGAACGCGGTCGGAGATGCCCTCACCTCTGGTCCACAAAGACGAACTTGCCGTCGATGGCGTGCCGCGACACGTACTCGGTGGGTTTGACGCGGATGTCGCCGCTGCTGGCCGGCGGCACGATGTGGGGGTGCAGCCGCCCGATGGCCACCAGGCAGCTGAGATTACAGCCCTCGTTGTCGGGCTCCCCGTCCTCATCCAGCCCCATCTTCGTGGGCGGCCAGCTCTTCAGGTAGCCCGTGCTGTGGATCGTGCAGAAGCTCTTTCTGTCGGCTGTGGGGGGGGATAAAAGACCTTTCAGGGTGTCGTAGTGTGACCACACGTAGCATGGCAACCCGGCCAGTTAATGCATGATGCCTCATTGTACAGCTGCACTAAGTGCTTCACCTGAGCTGCGTTACTAAATGTACACGATTTACAATGAAGTCGCGAGtcactttaaataaagattCAGTCCACAACAGAAACTTTCCCTCACCATTTCTCATTTAGTCTTGTTAGAGAGCCTTTTtactgtgtaaatgtgtgtttttttgctcCTTCGAGATTAATAGTGTCTACCTGCCTGCTTGTCCATCTGtctttgtctgcctgcctgtctctgtctatCTGTTTTTGActtcctgcctgtctgtctgccttcctgcatgcatgtatgcctgtctgtctgtctgtctgtctgcctttctgcatgcatgtatgcctgtctgtctctctgcctgtctgtctgcatgcatgtatgcctgtctgtctctctgcctgtctgtctgcatgcatgtatgcctgtctgtctgtctctctctctgcctgtctatTAACCATCAGCTCTCTGATAAGGGTGTGTCCTGCCTCCCGATTTCCTCGGCAAAATGCTGTCCAGGTAGCAGGGCGACCGCTGGCAGGGGGCACCTTTCTTTTTGGAGCAGGTGGAGGGGAATTCCTTGTCCTCCATCTTAACAGAGGGCCGGTTACACTTCATCCTGCAGAAGAAGGAACGCCGAGCGCCGGAGCAGAGACGGGACGGCCCGGGGGTGATGTCAGTCTTCACCGGCAGGCCGGCTGCCAAAGAGGAGCAGGGGGAGCCATCAGTCAGCCATTTGTAAATACGAGTGCGCCCccgctttgtgtgtgtgcacgtgggTTTGGGTTTCCCTGTCTCACGCACATGCGACAGTACTGTCAATTACTCTTACGGCTCACTTCCTGTGTAATTTACAGGAGTTACTCAGTTCAGTGGTTGGTTTAGTAATTAAGATGTCTGCTGTTCCCTTCCAGGCACTAGGTTGCTAGTGTCCTGTCACTGTCACCCTGTCCATCACAGTGGCTGTATTCCCACTGCAAGGTTACTCTGCCATCTCGGCTGTGACATGCCCCCCCACTCACTTTTGGCATCGATGAGCCGCTCGCGTGGCGCCGTGTCTGATGAGGACAGCTGCTCCTTCACTTTGGCGATGTCCTTGGGGTGAAGGTAGTCGAACAGACTCTGGCCAATTAAGTCATTCTGGGATAGTAAGAGACacaaagggagagagagagagagagagagggagagagagagattttaAATGTTATATGCTTACAGATGTATAAAGACAAATACCAACTGAAGTCATTCCCTGGATtgagtctgtgtgtctgtagtgGCATCAGTCCAGCTACACCCTCCAGCAAAGAACagagagtcatgtgactgagaCGTGAAAGGTAAGCGGGGGCCCAGGGACGTACTTGGCTGTAGTTGAGGATTTTGTAAACCGACTCGGACACAAAGAGAATCTTCCCTCGATCGCAGCCAACGACAAACAGGAAGCCATCGGCAGCCTGGGGAGTGGGGTAGAGATTAGGGCgtcacatgtcacatgaccGGCCGGGATGCAGAAAGGGAACAGAACACACGCTCCGAGGTGGCAGCCACGGGACACACCCACCCTCAGTATCAAATGCTTCAGCTCATCATCTGACAGGAACGCCGGCTTGTAGTTCGCCTCAGTGTACGAGTTGGCAGCACCTGGGGGCCCAAAAAGCCGTCAAAGGTCGTGAACGGCTTCAGACGTTTTAACTGGCCCCGGAGACTCGCACGTTATTCGGGAAGATGCCAGTTAAGCACGTTAACCATTTCTTGATCAGTTATCAGTGTAAACAGAAGGATTAGGGGGCGGTTTGTAGTTTGGCAGGTTTGGACCTTGGATCAGGATCACTGGTTCGAATCCTAAGCACAGTGCTTTAACCGAAAggccctgagcaaggcccttaaacagGCTGACCTGTTTCgcccaataaataaaaacgtaAATGTAAGATTGCAATGGTTCATGCCTGTAGCCCGCAACAGGCCTTTCGAAACACCTGTCGCTGTTTGTGCGTCCCTCCCCCTTAGGGTCCCCTTCCCCCCCGCGGTCCTGGGGCGGGCCGTCACCTCGCAGCGTCTTCATGTGCTGCACAGCCATCCGCAGCACCGTCAGCTTGTCTAGCTTGCGTGACATGGCGTTGCAGGTCGGCACCAGCGAGGCCAGCTCATCGATGAAACTGTTCATCTTGTCCCGGCGCCGCTTCTCGATCTGGCTGTGGGCCTCCCTGAGGACCGTGGGGGTGGTTGGGGAGGAGAGATTTTTCGGACGTGAGCGGACCCCACACGCAGCTCGGGGGTTTCCCCGAGAGACAGCTGAACTCTGACCCCTCCCTGTGGGTGGGGGATTCTGCCCATACTGTATCATTATGACTGCATTCGATGGAAATTAAAAATGGCAGAAGGATGAGGCACAGATCTGAATACCTGGCATTTTTAATCCTGCCTTGTTGATCGCCACAGTCCCTGAAGAGAGGGTGGAatggagagagggggggggagggagggagggagagaggatgGTTTCTGAGCATTAACAAGCCGCCTGCTATACCTCCAGCTGTGGCTGATAGGGCAGAGACATCCGGTCAGCCACCGCCGGCCCTcagagccgccccccccccccggaacaCTAATGCCAGAAGACCCAAAAAAGATGTACCTTCCCAGCTGCTTGTCCTTGTCCACA
The Paramormyrops kingsleyae isolate MSU_618 chromosome 13, PKINGS_0.4, whole genome shotgun sequence DNA segment above includes these coding regions:
- the LOC111850531 gene encoding basic helix-loop-helix ARNT-like protein 1 isoform X1 — encoded protein: MKPATPIHLLHNQRASAPPVIHIQNEYSTYRTPATFVSTLTLHLVFADELMADQRMDISSTMNEFMSSGPTDLISSSIGTTGMDYTRKRKGSCTDYQDGLDVDKDKQLGRDCGDQQGRIKNAREAHSQIEKRRRDKMNSFIDELASLVPTCNAMSRKLDKLTVLRMAVQHMKTLRGAANSYTEANYKPAFLSDDELKHLILRAADGFLFVVGCDRGKILFVSESVYKILNYSQNDLIGQSLFDYLHPKDIAKVKEQLSSSDTAPRERLIDAKTGLPVKTDITPGPSRLCSGARRSFFCRMKCNRPSVKMEDKEFPSTCSKKKADRKSFCTIHSTGYLKSWPPTKMGLDEDGEPDNEGCNLSCLVAIGRLHPHIVPPASSGDIRVKPTEYVSRHAIDGKFVFVDQRATAILAYLPQELLGTSFYEYFHQDDIGHLAECHRQVLQTREKIHTNCYKFKIKDGSFVTLRSRWFSFMNPWTKEVEYIVSTNTVVSGSTLDNADPSYPQLASSPHSMDSVLTAGDGPGKRALQTVPGIPGGTRAGAGKIGRMIAEEVMEIQRIRGSSPSSCSSSPLNITSTPPPDTCSPGGKKIQNGGTPDIPSTGMALGPDSIGYPYSNNSIMSDNSHLGIDIMDEQGSSSPSNDEAAMAVIMSLLEADAGLGGPVDFTDLPWPL
- the LOC111850531 gene encoding basic helix-loop-helix ARNT-like protein 1 isoform X3; amino-acid sequence: MADQRMDISSTMNEFMSSGPTDLISSSIGTTGMDYTRKRKGSCTDYQDGLDVDKDKQLGRDCGDQQGRIKNAREAHSQIEKRRRDKMNSFIDELASLVPTCNAMSRKLDKLTVLRMAVQHMKTLRGAANSYTEANYKPAFLSDDELKHLILRAADGFLFVVGCDRGKILFVSESVYKILNYSQNDLIGQSLFDYLHPKDIAKVKEQLSSSDTAPRERLIDAKTGLPVKTDITPGPSRLCSGARRSFFCRMKCNRPSVKMEDKEFPSTCSKKKADRKSFCTIHSTGYLKSWPPTKMGLDEDGEPDNEGCNLSCLVAIGRLHPHIVPPASSGDIRVKPTEYVSRHAIDGKFVFVDQRATAILAYLPQELLGTSFYEYFHQDDIGHLAECHRQVLQTREKIHTNCYKFKIKDGSFVTLRSRWFSFMNPWTKEVEYIVSTNTVVSGSTLDNADPSYPQLASSPHSMDSVLTAGDGPGKRALQTVPGIPGGTRAGAGKIGRMIAEEVMEIQRIRGSSPSSCSSSPLNITSTPPPDTCSPGGKKIQNGGTPDIPSTGMALGPDSIGYPYSNNSIMSDNSHLGIDIMDEQGSSSPSNDEAAMAVIMSLLEADAGLGGPVDFTDLPWPL
- the LOC111850531 gene encoding basic helix-loop-helix ARNT-like protein 1 isoform X2 produces the protein MIAMIWSPRSFADELMADQRMDISSTMNEFMSSGPTDLISSSIGTTGMDYTRKRKGSCTDYQDGLDVDKDKQLGRDCGDQQGRIKNAREAHSQIEKRRRDKMNSFIDELASLVPTCNAMSRKLDKLTVLRMAVQHMKTLRGAANSYTEANYKPAFLSDDELKHLILRAADGFLFVVGCDRGKILFVSESVYKILNYSQNDLIGQSLFDYLHPKDIAKVKEQLSSSDTAPRERLIDAKTGLPVKTDITPGPSRLCSGARRSFFCRMKCNRPSVKMEDKEFPSTCSKKKADRKSFCTIHSTGYLKSWPPTKMGLDEDGEPDNEGCNLSCLVAIGRLHPHIVPPASSGDIRVKPTEYVSRHAIDGKFVFVDQRATAILAYLPQELLGTSFYEYFHQDDIGHLAECHRQVLQTREKIHTNCYKFKIKDGSFVTLRSRWFSFMNPWTKEVEYIVSTNTVVSGSTLDNADPSYPQLASSPHSMDSVLTAGDGPGKRALQTVPGIPGGTRAGAGKIGRMIAEEVMEIQRIRGSSPSSCSSSPLNITSTPPPDTCSPGGKKIQNGGTPDIPSTGMALGPDSIGYPYSNNSIMSDNSHLGIDIMDEQGSSSPSNDEAAMAVIMSLLEADAGLGGPVDFTDLPWPL